Proteins from a single region of Sneathiella aquimaris:
- the nusG gene encoding transcription termination/antitermination protein NusG, whose translation MSETERKPRKRWYIIHAYSGFEKKVAQAVKEQAILKGMADKFEDVLVPVEEVVEVRRGQKVSAERKFFPGYVLANMEMNDETYHLVKNLPKVTGFLGNQNKPQPISEKEAMSVLNQVQEGIERPKPSVTFEIGEEVRVSDGPFATFMGVVEEVDEDKAKLKVSVSIFGRSTPVELDYSQVEKS comes from the coding sequence ATGTCTGAGACTGAACGCAAGCCCAGAAAACGTTGGTATATTATTCATGCTTATTCCGGTTTTGAGAAAAAAGTTGCTCAAGCTGTGAAAGAGCAGGCTATCCTGAAAGGGATGGCTGACAAATTTGAAGATGTTCTGGTTCCTGTCGAGGAAGTTGTGGAAGTGCGCCGCGGTCAAAAAGTGAGTGCTGAGCGCAAATTCTTCCCCGGTTATGTTCTGGCAAATATGGAAATGAACGATGAGACCTATCACCTTGTGAAGAATCTTCCCAAGGTTACAGGCTTTTTGGGCAACCAGAACAAACCGCAGCCAATTTCTGAGAAAGAGGCGATGTCGGTTCTGAACCAGGTTCAGGAAGGGATCGAACGTCCGAAACCATCTGTTACATTTGAAATCGGCGAAGAAGTCCGCGTCAGTGACGGTCCTTTTGCAACCTTTATGGGGGTTGTTGAGGAGGTGGATGAAGATAAAGCCAAGTTGAAGGTATCCGTTTCAATCTTTGGTCGATCCACCCCGGTAGAGCTCGATTATTCTCAAGTTGAGAAAAGCTAA
- the secE gene encoding preprotein translocase subunit SecE, which translates to MAKVTPGAFIRQVRQEASKVTWPTRKETMITTGMVFVMVFLASIFFFAVDTGIQAIVKLILEAGA; encoded by the coding sequence ATGGCAAAGGTAACTCCAGGTGCTTTTATCCGCCAGGTGCGGCAAGAGGCTTCCAAGGTAACGTGGCCAACTCGCAAAGAGACAATGATCACCACTGGTATGGTGTTCGTTATGGTCTTTCTTGCGTCGATTTTCTTCTTTGCCGTGGATACAGGTATTCAGGCAATTGTTAAGCTTATTCTGGAAGCGGGAGCCTGA
- the tuf gene encoding elongation factor Tu, producing MAKEKFERNKPHANIGTVGHVDHGKTTLTAAITKVLAEQSGGAAFAFDEIDKAPEEKARGITISTAHVEYETEGRHYAHVDCPGHADYVKNMITGAAQMDGGILVVSAADGPMPQTREHILLARQVGVPALVVFMNKVDQVDDEELLELVEMEIRELLSEYDFPGDDIPIVKGSALAALEGRDDEIGKNAILELMQAVDDYIPLPERDVDKPFLMPIEDVFSISGRGTVVTGRIESGVVKVGEEIEIIGIKDTVKTTCTGVEMFRKLLDQGEAGDNVGVLLRGTKREDVERGQVLAHPGTITPHTKFTAEAYILTKDEGGRHTPFFTNYRPQFYFRTTDVTGVVTLPEGTEMVMPGDNIKVDVELIAPIAMDAGLRFAIREGGRTVGAGVVSSIVE from the coding sequence ATGGCCAAAGAAAAGTTTGAGCGTAATAAACCGCACGCGAATATCGGTACTGTTGGTCACGTTGACCACGGTAAAACCACACTGACAGCAGCAATCACGAAAGTTCTTGCTGAGCAGAGCGGTGGCGCCGCATTCGCATTTGATGAAATCGATAAGGCGCCTGAAGAAAAAGCGCGTGGTATCACGATTTCAACAGCACATGTTGAATATGAAACAGAAGGTCGTCACTATGCTCACGTTGACTGTCCAGGTCACGCTGACTATGTGAAAAACATGATCACTGGTGCCGCACAGATGGATGGTGGTATCCTTGTTGTGTCAGCCGCTGACGGACCAATGCCACAGACTCGCGAGCATATCCTGCTTGCTCGTCAGGTTGGTGTTCCAGCCCTCGTTGTTTTCATGAACAAAGTTGACCAGGTCGACGACGAAGAGCTTCTTGAGCTTGTTGAAATGGAAATTCGTGAGCTTCTGAGCGAATACGACTTCCCAGGTGACGATATCCCGATTGTTAAAGGGTCTGCTCTTGCAGCGCTTGAAGGTCGTGATGACGAAATCGGCAAGAACGCTATTTTGGAACTGATGCAGGCAGTTGATGACTACATCCCACTTCCAGAGCGTGATGTTGACAAGCCATTCCTGATGCCAATTGAGGATGTGTTCTCAATTTCCGGTCGCGGTACTGTTGTAACAGGCCGGATCGAAAGCGGTGTTGTTAAGGTTGGTGAAGAGATCGAAATCATCGGTATCAAAGACACTGTCAAAACAACATGCACAGGCGTTGAAATGTTCCGCAAGCTGCTCGATCAGGGTGAAGCTGGCGATAACGTTGGTGTTCTGCTTCGTGGTACGAAACGTGAAGATGTTGAGCGTGGTCAGGTTCTGGCACATCCAGGAACGATTACACCGCACACGAAATTCACAGCAGAAGCTTACATTCTGACGAAAGATGAAGGTGGTCGTCACACACCATTCTTCACAAACTATCGTCCACAGTTCTACTTCCGTACAACGGACGTAACCGGTGTTGTAACATTGCCAGAAGGGACCGAAATGGTCATGCCTGGTGATAACATCAAAGTGGATGTTGAATTGATTGCTCCGATCGCTATGGATGCAGGTCTGCGTTTCGCTATTCGCGAAGGTGGACGAACAGTCGGCGCCGGCGTCGTCTCATCTATCGTCGAGTAA
- the rlmB gene encoding 23S rRNA (guanosine(2251)-2'-O)-methyltransferase RlmB, with protein sequence MTTRKPPKGQKSNFFEKGGKPGFSKGKKERTGPQNSQKDAWLYGDHAVLAALSNPDRKIRRLLLTKSKLDKLELDMQERVQKIPTLELVSADDIRALLPDQAIHQGIALMASPLKELDIEDVVALVDNSPGNAVAILDQVTDPHNVGAILRSAAAFNIAAVILPDRHSPPVTGVLARSASGAVETVPMVRVGNLSRAMDRLAEMGFWRIGMDGTAAQTLEQAVKGTDRLAIVLGSEGKGLRRLTSEKCDLLGKLPMSDSIESLNVSNAAAIAFYEINRANQVD encoded by the coding sequence ATGACGACACGCAAGCCACCAAAAGGCCAAAAATCGAATTTTTTTGAAAAGGGCGGAAAACCGGGCTTTTCAAAGGGAAAAAAAGAGAGAACTGGTCCACAAAACTCACAAAAGGATGCTTGGCTCTATGGAGACCATGCTGTTCTTGCCGCTCTTTCTAACCCTGATCGGAAAATCAGGCGCCTCCTGCTGACCAAATCGAAATTGGACAAGCTGGAATTGGACATGCAGGAGCGTGTTCAAAAAATTCCGACGCTAGAGCTGGTATCCGCGGATGATATCCGGGCTCTATTGCCAGACCAGGCCATTCATCAAGGCATCGCTTTAATGGCGTCCCCTCTTAAAGAACTTGATATAGAAGATGTGGTTGCACTGGTTGATAACAGTCCCGGGAATGCTGTCGCAATTTTGGATCAAGTCACGGACCCACATAATGTAGGGGCAATTTTAAGGTCAGCAGCGGCCTTTAACATTGCGGCCGTAATTCTCCCCGACCGGCATTCGCCGCCTGTAACCGGGGTACTGGCCCGCTCTGCATCCGGCGCTGTGGAAACGGTTCCGATGGTTCGGGTTGGAAACTTGTCACGCGCAATGGACAGACTTGCTGAAATGGGGTTTTGGCGAATCGGAATGGATGGAACAGCCGCTCAAACTTTGGAACAAGCGGTAAAAGGAACAGACCGCCTCGCCATTGTTTTGGGATCAGAGGGAAAGGGCCTTCGAAGACTAACGTCAGAAAAATGTGACCTCCTCGGCAAGCTTCCGATGAGCGACTCTATCGAAAGTTTGAATGTCTCGAACGCAGCAGCGATTGCTTTTTACGAAATAAACCGGGCTAATCAAGTCGATTAA
- a CDS encoding molybdopterin-dependent oxidoreductase, which yields MVQFVKPLILLISVLTATVLFSSSASSLEKPGTPVLLEISGNISQSNTDGSKALIDRSLLTSLPRTKIDTMTPWTDGRTVFEGVLVRDLLDLVGADGTTVQAIAINDYMVEIPMEDFVKYDVILADHKNGDTMSIRDKGPLWIIYPWNTNPELVNEVYHSRSIWQLKKLIIK from the coding sequence ATGGTTCAGTTCGTTAAACCCCTTATTCTTTTGATTTCAGTCCTGACGGCTACTGTATTATTCAGTTCATCCGCCTCGTCTTTGGAAAAACCAGGCACCCCTGTTTTGCTGGAGATCAGCGGGAACATCTCCCAAAGCAACACTGATGGATCAAAAGCGCTTATTGACCGATCCCTGCTGACATCGCTGCCTCGAACAAAAATTGACACCATGACACCATGGACCGATGGGCGAACCGTTTTCGAAGGTGTTCTGGTCAGGGATTTACTTGATTTGGTGGGTGCCGACGGCACGACAGTACAAGCCATTGCCATTAACGATTACATGGTAGAAATTCCAATGGAGGATTTTGTCAAATATGATGTAATCCTTGCCGACCATAAAAACGGGGATACAATGTCTATCCGGGATAAAGGCCCCCTATGGATAATCTACCCGTGGAATACCAACCCCGAACTAGTCAACGAAGTTTATCACTCGCGATCGATCTGGCAGCTGAAAAAACTCATTATTAAGTAA
- a CDS encoding response regulator, giving the protein MSRFLKLLYGSLIIGTILMAGAAYWMISSLVSESKRIENSARDTLIGITSQTDYELLKFIDTLYRIELGENSVTREQLINQQDILWSRHSTNTSGKAGATYLALPGARKAMSDLLAILEATEKEIADVPFTDKARIKQLISQYRPLIPTLHSVTTEAIRYRTRSIASLHDHLQQVGFWAQIFLPGMLLSGFLVSLILRREHRKLNRLAKNLEETIQSRTQDLQDANQALVEEIDQRKEIEQKLVQAQKMETIGQLTGGIAHDFNNFLAIIQGNAELLEDELDSDLKKMVKSILKATERGAELTQRLLAFSRQQPLRPQQFNYSDLISNIHVLLKRTVGETISLEVSIEDGLWDAVADPGQVENALINMLINSRHAMPKGGKIRLQTRNFVADEQFHKANPELPVGDYVILCVSDTGAGIPEDIQPHVFEPFFTTKKVGEGTGLGLSMIYGFARQSGGIVTLYSDAGKGTTVELILPKGDSAKNNQPLDNNGEEAITGDNQLVLVVEDEPDVRLLAENILTSLNYRTRSAKDANEATQILEKEKNISLILCDVVLPDGKNGPEFFDSISMIYPDVKVVFMSGYPAEVAKRRKLISAHHDLLSKPFQRHRLAHAIHKALNKARVESPAAN; this is encoded by the coding sequence ATGTCCCGTTTTCTCAAATTACTCTATGGATCGCTCATTATAGGAACGATCCTGATGGCGGGTGCAGCCTATTGGATGATTTCCTCTCTTGTTAGCGAGTCAAAACGTATTGAAAACAGCGCACGGGACACGTTGATCGGCATTACCTCGCAAACAGACTACGAGTTACTAAAATTCATCGATACACTTTATCGGATTGAACTAGGCGAGAACAGCGTAACCCGTGAGCAGCTCATCAACCAACAGGACATCTTGTGGAGTCGCCATTCGACCAATACTTCGGGCAAAGCCGGGGCAACCTATCTGGCGCTTCCCGGCGCAAGGAAAGCCATGTCGGACCTTCTAGCGATTCTGGAAGCCACCGAAAAAGAGATTGCGGATGTCCCTTTTACGGACAAAGCGCGCATTAAGCAGCTTATTTCTCAGTATCGACCGCTCATTCCGACCCTCCATAGTGTGACGACGGAAGCGATCCGATACCGCACCAGATCCATCGCCAGTCTTCACGATCACTTGCAACAGGTTGGCTTCTGGGCCCAGATTTTTCTGCCCGGAATGTTGTTGAGTGGCTTTCTTGTCAGTTTGATTCTTAGGCGGGAACACCGCAAACTGAATCGCCTTGCCAAAAATCTGGAAGAGACTATCCAATCCAGAACACAAGATCTGCAGGATGCCAATCAGGCTCTTGTTGAGGAAATTGACCAACGAAAGGAAATTGAACAAAAGCTCGTTCAGGCCCAGAAGATGGAAACAATTGGCCAACTGACCGGTGGTATTGCCCATGACTTCAATAATTTTTTGGCAATCATTCAGGGCAACGCTGAATTGTTGGAAGATGAACTCGATTCTGATCTGAAGAAAATGGTTAAATCCATTCTGAAAGCCACCGAACGAGGAGCAGAATTAACACAGAGGCTTCTGGCTTTTTCCCGGCAACAACCGCTTCGGCCCCAACAATTTAATTACAGCGACCTAATCTCCAATATTCACGTGCTGCTCAAACGTACTGTCGGGGAAACGATTTCTTTAGAAGTCTCGATTGAAGACGGGTTATGGGATGCCGTTGCCGACCCCGGTCAGGTCGAAAACGCCTTGATCAATATGTTGATTAACTCTCGTCACGCCATGCCCAAAGGGGGTAAAATTCGCCTGCAAACCAGAAATTTTGTCGCCGATGAACAGTTTCACAAGGCCAACCCGGAATTACCAGTAGGCGACTATGTCATTCTGTGTGTATCCGATACAGGAGCCGGCATACCCGAAGATATCCAGCCTCATGTTTTCGAACCGTTCTTTACAACCAAGAAAGTTGGGGAAGGCACGGGCCTCGGCTTATCGATGATATATGGTTTCGCACGCCAATCGGGTGGCATTGTCACTTTATATAGTGACGCGGGTAAAGGAACGACTGTTGAATTAATCCTCCCAAAAGGAGACTCCGCAAAAAACAATCAGCCTTTAGACAATAATGGCGAAGAAGCGATCACCGGAGACAATCAGCTTGTCCTTGTTGTTGAGGATGAACCCGATGTTCGTCTTCTGGCTGAAAATATTCTGACCTCTTTAAACTATCGAACACGGTCGGCCAAAGATGCAAATGAGGCAACTCAGATACTTGAAAAAGAAAAGAATATTTCGCTCATTCTGTGTGATGTCGTCCTGCCCGATGGCAAGAACGGACCGGAGTTTTTTGATTCTATTTCCATGATCTATCCGGACGTGAAGGTGGTTTTTATGTCTGGCTACCCCGCAGAAGTTGCCAAACGACGGAAACTGATATCTGCACATCACGATCTTTTATCAAAACCATTTCAACGGCACCGATTGGCGCACGCTATCCATAAAGCCCTAAACAAAGCACGTGTGGAATCACCTGCGGCAAATTAA
- a CDS encoding heavy metal translocating P-type ATPase has product MSSSESCCGGHSGPTDETNVQIDPVCGMSVAVNAGKPFLSFEGKDFHFCSNGCHDKFDIDPEFYLTGRHKLKAQYAPKAAQYTCPMHPEIIRDEFTDCPLCGMALEPIGAPVDGPNPELVDFTRRFLIAVAFTIPILIIAMGPMLGLPVKNLLGPKVSSWAEMLFSVPVVLWAGLPIFKRGWSSIQNRSPNMWTLIAIGVGAAFLYSVVAVVLPNLFPVTLQSADGTLPVYFESAAVIIALVFIGQILELRARTQTGAAIKALVELAPKTACRVNENGTERIVPLDHILPDDHVRVRPGEKISVDGVVIEGQSEIDESMLTGEAVPVLKQVGDPVIGGTLNTTGTLIMRTEKVGTETVLASIIDMVSAAQRSQAPIQKLVDKVAAFFVPAVILSAILAFVIWFFIGPEPTLAFALIAAVSVLIIACPCALGLATPMSIMSATGRGALEGILIRNAEAIETLSKANILVIDKTGTLTEGKPVVETIDLYDAGSEDILLEKAASLEIGSEHPIAKAILKEAETRNLPLKKASQFNAVSGLGAKGFLNEQKIVVGNQTFMEQEKIDLSEFLKKLSQTGGQRPAKTLIFVGINTRLAGVIALQDQVKPHAKATIKQLQNNGIRVLMATGDNEGTAAAVATTLGLSDYRANLLPEDKQTIISELQNEGYIVAMAGDGINDAPALAQADIGLAMGTGADVSLESADITLMKGDLRSINKARALSTATVDNIKQNLFLAFGYNSICIPIAAGVLYPLTGTMLSPMLAAAAMSLSSVSVISNALRLRTLNIKDQEAS; this is encoded by the coding sequence ATGTCTTCGAGTGAAAGTTGCTGTGGTGGCCATTCGGGCCCCACCGATGAAACGAATGTACAAATCGATCCAGTATGCGGGATGTCCGTTGCCGTCAATGCTGGCAAGCCGTTCTTGTCATTTGAGGGCAAGGATTTTCATTTTTGCAGCAATGGATGCCACGATAAATTCGATATTGATCCAGAATTTTACCTCACCGGGCGCCACAAACTAAAAGCGCAATATGCGCCCAAGGCTGCCCAGTACACCTGCCCCATGCACCCTGAAATCATCAGAGATGAATTCACCGACTGCCCGTTATGCGGTATGGCCCTGGAGCCTATTGGCGCACCGGTGGACGGACCTAATCCTGAACTGGTCGACTTTACAAGGCGTTTTCTAATCGCTGTTGCCTTTACTATTCCTATCCTCATTATAGCGATGGGGCCAATGCTCGGCCTGCCCGTCAAAAATCTTTTGGGACCTAAAGTCTCCTCTTGGGCCGAAATGCTGTTTTCGGTTCCGGTTGTGCTTTGGGCAGGACTACCGATCTTCAAACGTGGTTGGAGCTCAATCCAGAACAGAAGCCCGAATATGTGGACGCTGATTGCCATTGGCGTTGGCGCGGCTTTTCTCTATAGCGTGGTCGCCGTTGTTTTACCGAACCTGTTCCCTGTAACCTTGCAAAGCGCAGATGGAACGCTGCCTGTCTATTTTGAATCAGCGGCGGTGATTATTGCGCTTGTCTTTATCGGTCAGATTTTGGAGCTACGAGCCCGAACTCAAACGGGCGCCGCTATCAAAGCACTCGTCGAGCTTGCGCCCAAAACCGCTTGCCGTGTCAACGAAAACGGCACTGAACGGATCGTCCCACTGGACCATATTCTTCCTGATGATCACGTTCGCGTTCGGCCGGGCGAGAAAATTTCTGTCGATGGGGTCGTGATTGAGGGCCAGTCAGAAATTGATGAGAGCATGCTCACTGGCGAAGCAGTTCCCGTTCTCAAACAAGTAGGGGATCCTGTGATCGGTGGCACGCTTAACACCACAGGTACCCTCATCATGCGAACCGAAAAAGTTGGAACTGAAACGGTACTTGCATCCATCATCGATATGGTCTCCGCAGCGCAACGCTCACAGGCTCCCATACAAAAACTGGTTGATAAGGTCGCCGCTTTTTTTGTACCCGCCGTGATCCTGTCCGCCATTCTTGCGTTTGTGATCTGGTTTTTTATCGGCCCGGAACCCACTTTGGCTTTTGCGCTTATTGCCGCAGTTTCTGTTCTGATTATTGCCTGCCCGTGTGCCTTGGGACTAGCGACACCCATGTCGATCATGTCAGCAACCGGTCGCGGTGCGCTTGAGGGCATCCTGATACGAAATGCTGAAGCAATTGAAACTTTGTCAAAAGCCAACATTCTGGTCATTGACAAAACAGGCACGCTAACGGAAGGAAAACCCGTTGTAGAGACCATCGATCTCTATGATGCAGGTTCCGAGGACATATTGCTTGAAAAGGCCGCCAGTCTGGAAATCGGATCAGAGCATCCAATCGCCAAAGCCATCCTGAAAGAGGCCGAGACGCGCAACCTGCCCCTTAAAAAAGCGTCCCAATTTAATGCGGTATCCGGATTAGGTGCAAAAGGGTTCTTGAACGAACAAAAGATCGTTGTTGGAAATCAGACCTTTATGGAACAAGAGAAAATCGATCTTTCTGAATTCCTTAAAAAACTAAGCCAAACCGGGGGACAGAGACCTGCAAAAACGCTTATTTTTGTAGGGATAAATACCCGACTTGCCGGTGTTATTGCCCTTCAGGATCAGGTAAAGCCGCATGCCAAAGCAACCATTAAGCAGTTGCAAAACAATGGTATAAGAGTGCTGATGGCAACCGGAGACAATGAAGGGACAGCTGCTGCCGTCGCCACGACACTGGGGCTGAGCGATTATCGGGCAAATCTATTACCCGAAGACAAACAGACGATCATCTCTGAGCTGCAAAATGAAGGGTATATCGTCGCTATGGCTGGCGATGGCATCAACGATGCCCCGGCCCTTGCGCAAGCCGATATTGGGCTGGCAATGGGCACAGGCGCTGATGTTTCACTTGAAAGCGCGGATATCACACTGATGAAAGGTGATCTTCGGTCGATCAATAAAGCGCGGGCCCTTTCAACGGCAACCGTTGATAATATCAAACAGAATTTGTTCCTCGCCTTCGGCTATAATAGTATCTGTATTCCAATTGCCGCAGGTGTTTTGTACCCCCTGACAGGAACAATGCTGTCGCCCATGCTCGCGGCAGCGGCGATGAGCCTGTCTTCTGTTTCCGTCATTTCCAATGCATTAAGATTAAGGACATTAAACATCAAGGATCAGGAGGCCTCATGA
- the cueR gene encoding Cu(I)-responsive transcriptional regulator — MNIGKAAKASGLSQKTIRYYEDIKLIKPGRAENGYRDYSNEDVHFLGFIRRARDLGFSIEECRVLLSLYLDKNRSSAEVKSLAMSKITSIEEKIAELELMKGLLKRVANNCHGDARPDCPILDEIAGHSVEV; from the coding sequence ATGAATATCGGAAAAGCAGCGAAAGCATCGGGCCTGTCGCAAAAGACAATCCGCTATTACGAAGACATCAAACTCATAAAACCAGGGCGGGCAGAAAACGGCTACCGGGATTACTCAAACGAAGACGTACATTTTCTGGGCTTCATCAGGCGGGCAAGGGATCTTGGTTTTTCTATTGAAGAATGCAGGGTTTTACTGTCGCTGTATCTGGATAAAAACAGAAGCAGTGCAGAGGTAAAATCTCTGGCAATGAGCAAAATAACATCCATCGAAGAAAAAATTGCTGAACTGGAACTGATGAAAGGGCTTCTGAAACGGGTGGCAAACAATTGCCATGGCGACGCCCGCCCTGACTGTCCGATTTTGGATGAAATCGCTGGCCATTCTGTCGAGGTTTAA
- a CDS encoding DMT family transporter: MKSLPPQIFGTLLTVIGVLILTPDGLLVRLVNLDSWTLLFWRGLLFAAAILGFYLLRYRSQFPFILKRMGWRGGQAAAFFTSSTIFFVLAIHNTTVANTLVIIAAAPLCSAVISRIFLKETVLGSTWLAILISCGGISILFLGNLSSDNRIGDFFAFCCALSIASQITTVRLAKNVDMVPSLGISGLMIAAIALPLAATPFDITSRDFSILFLLAFIILPISFGLITIGPRYIPAAEVSLIMLLETFLGPIWAWLVIDEMPEKETIIGGALIISTLICHTLYTARRAKQRIKKSEAVPSKIK; this comes from the coding sequence ATGAAAAGCCTGCCTCCTCAAATATTCGGAACACTCCTAACCGTTATTGGTGTTCTTATTCTGACTCCCGACGGGCTCCTGGTTCGATTGGTAAATCTGGACAGCTGGACTTTACTCTTTTGGCGCGGCTTACTTTTCGCCGCGGCGATATTGGGGTTTTATCTTCTTCGCTATCGCAGTCAATTTCCATTTATTCTTAAAAGGATGGGCTGGCGCGGTGGCCAGGCAGCAGCTTTCTTTACATCAAGCACCATCTTTTTTGTGTTGGCCATTCACAATACGACCGTCGCCAACACCCTGGTGATCATTGCGGCGGCGCCTCTTTGTTCTGCTGTTATCTCACGCATCTTTCTAAAAGAAACGGTATTAGGATCCACTTGGCTTGCCATTTTGATCAGTTGCGGTGGGATTAGTATTTTGTTTCTTGGGAACTTGTCGTCCGACAACAGGATTGGAGATTTTTTCGCGTTTTGCTGTGCCCTGTCAATCGCCAGTCAAATAACGACAGTCCGCCTTGCAAAAAATGTTGATATGGTCCCATCGCTCGGAATTAGCGGATTAATGATCGCTGCCATCGCATTACCCCTTGCTGCGACTCCTTTTGATATCACCAGCAGGGATTTTTCAATCCTGTTTCTATTGGCCTTCATTATCCTGCCAATTTCATTTGGGTTGATTACCATCGGGCCGCGCTACATTCCAGCAGCGGAAGTGAGCCTTATCATGCTTTTAGAGACTTTTCTTGGTCCCATCTGGGCTTGGCTCGTCATCGACGAAATGCCCGAAAAGGAAACAATCATCGGCGGAGCGCTGATCATTTCGACGTTGATATGCCATACGCTCTATACGGCGCGACGAGCCAAACAACGGATCAAGAAAAGTGAAGCAGTACCATCAAAAATTAAATGA
- a CDS encoding cell wall hydrolase, with translation MSYFSDRRPAVRSYRTGLALGIVAVLLLTATSFSLLFQFGAADREIQNKYLVAKYSASTNYELERKLAEVDLVQGSGHKYLKDLDMPVAGNVEATLENVDLFERVFSKDELCLTQAVYFEARGEPLIGQVAIAEVVLNRVADRKYPDNACKVVFQNKHMPNRCQFSFACDGKPDRPSDLNAWEKSLKIVALVMAGERSGVAKRATHYHASYVSPNWRLRLNKVGEIGRHIFYRDRII, from the coding sequence ATGAGCTATTTTTCTGACAGGAGGCCAGCAGTACGTTCTTACAGGACGGGATTGGCACTTGGTATTGTGGCCGTTCTGCTTTTGACGGCGACAAGCTTTTCTCTTTTGTTCCAGTTCGGCGCAGCCGATCGTGAAATCCAGAATAAGTATTTGGTAGCAAAATACAGCGCTTCTACGAATTATGAGTTGGAGCGCAAGCTTGCAGAGGTGGACCTGGTTCAAGGCAGCGGTCATAAATATCTGAAAGATCTGGATATGCCCGTCGCTGGGAATGTTGAGGCGACGTTGGAAAATGTCGATTTGTTTGAACGGGTTTTTAGCAAAGATGAACTCTGTTTGACACAGGCTGTGTATTTTGAAGCGCGCGGCGAGCCGTTGATCGGGCAAGTTGCTATCGCAGAGGTTGTCCTTAACCGGGTGGCTGATCGCAAATATCCGGATAATGCCTGTAAGGTTGTGTTTCAAAACAAACATATGCCCAACCGATGCCAGTTCTCGTTCGCCTGTGATGGCAAACCAGATCGCCCTAGTGATTTAAACGCATGGGAAAAATCCCTGAAAATTGTCGCGCTTGTGATGGCAGGTGAAAGAAGCGGTGTTGCGAAACGGGCAACACACTATCATGCTTCTTATGTAAGCCCGAACTGGCGATTGCGTTTGAATAAAGTCGGTGAAATCGGACGTCACATTTTCTATCGGGATCGCATCATTTAA
- a CDS encoding ArsR/SmtB family transcription factor, with amino-acid sequence MDITSLQGKALEASRFLKAMSNKHRLLILCNLVDAERSVGELEKIVGLSQSALSQHLARLRKEEIVKTRREAQTIYYSLDDESVIDVLEVLYDIFLGEEENLADVA; translated from the coding sequence ATGGACATCACATCACTTCAGGGCAAAGCACTCGAAGCTAGCCGTTTCCTAAAAGCAATGTCTAACAAACATCGGTTGTTGATTCTGTGCAATCTTGTAGACGCAGAGCGTTCTGTTGGCGAGCTCGAAAAAATCGTTGGTTTGAGTCAGTCAGCCTTGTCACAACATCTTGCGCGTCTTCGTAAAGAAGAAATCGTAAAAACTCGGCGTGAAGCACAGACTATCTATTATTCTCTCGACGATGAGAGCGTAATTGATGTTCTGGAAGTTCTGTACGATATCTTTTTAGGCGAAGAAGAGAATCTGGCAGACGTCGCTTAA